The Triticum aestivum cultivar Chinese Spring chromosome 3A, IWGSC CS RefSeq v2.1, whole genome shotgun sequence genome includes a region encoding these proteins:
- the LOC123060718 gene encoding uncharacterized protein isoform X1, which produces MAAAQQGNVEQAVNGAQEPGKVGGEAPEAASAPKAAAAATAAAPHHRRSKSASSGRNLETCKHVTMEQRFNQAQNPPDPRKSSCSTDGSSVHRAPPRDQRTSTATASPNHRVSLENDVSQLQLHLHQERSIRIMLDRAIGRASSTLSPGHRHFPAQTKELIAEIELLEEEIANREQHVLSLYRSIFDQCVSGPSSGQSSGISSPAHAKSISSRTRRRQSSIISSAFCSSKKLPLQPFHIMTSVSESGRTKNMLKTKIKHESFSSETLDVRPASLASDPRKLPYSGSSSLARTLKDHLYQCPSKISEEMVRCMASIYCLLRTESPEKPEKVRSPFLSRSSTSVILPRRGNGEETNPSSNKSIVEVCSITVEENQTPDVSCAITHYRLLVEQLERVDLSISETSIKLAFWINVYNSLVMHAYLAYGIPNSSLKRMALFHKAAYNVGGYAVTANSIEHSLLCCRSPRIGRWFESILSTAMRKRCADEKQLVQLKFGLPDCQPQALFALCTGASSDPTVPQGVHGEERDGGAGAGEAGVPAGRRGGAQVEEGVPAAPRGAVRQGGRPPRRRRRPRVDARQLGRPGRAGGHPAVRRRRSRSRRPAQGVAGLRVAPVQRQVPLRLRQEHGRQASRRENRILNVTVLYSVRLV; this is translated from the exons ATGGCGGCAGCCCAACAAGGGAACGTGGAGCAGGCCGTGAACGGAGCGCAAGAACCGGGCAAGGTCGGCGGCGAGGCTCCCGAGGCGGCGTCGGCGCCCAAGGCCGCGGCGGCCGCCACCGCTGCTGCGCCGCATCACCGGCGATCCAAGAG TGCTTCTTCGGGCAGGAACCTGGAGACTTGCAAGCATGTCACCATGGAGCAACGCTTCAACCAAGCACAG AACCCGCCGGACCCGAGGAAGTCTTCTTGCTCCACGGATGGTTCTTCGGTTCACCGGGCACCGCCGAGGGATCAACGGACGAGCACGGCCACGGCGTCGCCGAACCACCGCGTCTCGCTGGAGAATGAC GTCTCGCAGCTGCAGCTGCATCTGCATCAGGAGAGGTCCATCCGGATCATGCTTGACCGGGCGATCGGCCGGGCTTCCAGCACTCTGTCTCCTGGTCATCGGCACTTTCCAGCTCAG ACAAAGGAACTGATAGCAGAGATTGAATTGCTCGAAGAGGAAATCGCGAACCGCGAGCAGCACGTCCTCTCACTCTACAGAAGTATATTTGATCAGTGCGTATCTGGGCCATCATCAGGGCAGAGTTCCGGTATTTCATCCCCGGCTCATGCCAAGAGCATAAGTTCAAGGACGAGACGACGACAATCGAGCATAATATCAAGTGCATTTTGCTCATCTAAGAAGCTGCCTCTCCAACCTTTCCATATCATGACATCAGTGTCGGAGTCGGGTAGGACGAAGAACATGCTCAAGACCAAGATCAAGCATGAATCTTTCTCCAGCGAAACGTTGGATGTTCGTCCTGCCTCCCTTGCATCAGATCCAAGGAAG CTGCCTTATTCAGGGAGTAGTTCTTTGGCACGTACTCTGAAAGATCATCTCTACCAATGTCCAAGCAAGATATCTGAAGAAATGGTTAGATGCATGGCCTCCATATACTGTCTTCTGCGCACGGAGTCACCAGAAAAGCCTGAAAAGGTTCGCTCGCCgttcttgtcaagatcatcaaCAAGTGTCATTCTTCCTCGGAGGGGTAACGGCGAGGAGACTAATCCATCAAGTAACAAAAGCATTGTCGAAGTATGTTCAATCACAGTCGAAGAGAATCAGACGCCGGATGTCTCCTGTGCAATTACCCACTACAG GTTGCTTGTGGAGCAGCTTGAAAGGGTTGATCTGAGTATATCAGAAACCAGTATCAAACTGGCCTTTTGGATCAACGTGTACAATTCTCTTGTCATGCAT GCATATCTAGCATATGGAATTCCAAACAGCTCTCTGAAAAGAATGGCTCTATTTCACAAG GCTGCCTACAATGTTGGTGGATATGCCGTGACAGCCAACTCCATTGAACACTCCTTGCTGTGCTGCAGATCCCCGCGGATTGGTCGT TGGTTTGAATCGATACTGTCGACGGCGATGCGGAAGAGATGCGCCGACGAGAAGCAGCTGGTCCAGCTCAAGTTCGGCCTGCCGGACTGCCAGCCCCAGGCCCTGTTCGCGCTGTGCACCGGTGCCTCCTCCGACCCCACGGTAC CTCAAGGTGTACACGGCGAAGAACGTGACGGAGGAGCTGGAGCGGGCGAAGCGGGAGTTCCTGcaggccggcgtggtggtgcgCAAGTCGAGGAAGGTGTTCCTGCCGCGCCTCGTGGAGCGGTACGCCAAGGAGGCCGGCCTCCCCGCCGGCGACGGCGTCCTCGCGTGGACGCGCGACAACTTGGACGGCCGGGCCGCGCAGGAGGCCATCCAGCggtgcgccgccgccgcagcaggaGCCGGCGGCCGGCGCAGGGCGTCGCAGGCCTTCGAGTGGCTCCCGTACAACGCCAGGTTCCGCTACGCCTTCGCCAGGAGCATGGTCGACAAGCAAGCCGCCGCGAGAACCGGATCCTGAATGTCACCGTGCTATACAGTGTTAGGCTAGTGTAA
- the LOC123060718 gene encoding uncharacterized protein isoform X2: protein MAAAQQGNVEQAVNGAQEPGKVGGEAPEAASAPKAAAAATAAAPHHRRSKSASSGRNLETCKHVTMEQRFNQAQNPPDPRKSSCSTDGSSVHRAPPRDQRTSTATASPNHRVSLENDVSQLQLHLHQERSIRIMLDRAIGRASSTLSPGHRHFPAQTKELIAEIELLEEEIANREQHVLSLYRSIFDQCVSGPSSGQSSGISSPAHAKSISSRTRRRQSSIISSAFCSSKKLPLQPFHIMTSVSESGRTKNMLKTKIKHESFSSETLDVRPASLASDPRKLPYSGSSSLARTLKDHLYQCPSKISEEMVRCMASIYCLLRTESPEKPEKVRSPFLSRSSTSVILPRRGNGEETNPSSNKSIVEVCSITVEENQTPDVSCAITHYRLLVEQLERVDLSISETSIKLAFWINVYNSLVMHAYLAYGIPNSSLKRMALFHKAAYNVGGYAVTANSIEHSLLCCRSPRIGRWFESILSTAMRKRCADEKQLVQLKFGLPDCQPQALFALCTGASSDPTLKVYTAKNVTEELERAKREFLQAGVVVRKSRKVFLPRLVERYAKEAGLPAGDGVLAWTRDNLDGRAAQEAIQRCAAAAAGAGGRRRASQAFEWLPYNARFRYAFARSMVDKQAAARTGS from the exons ATGGCGGCAGCCCAACAAGGGAACGTGGAGCAGGCCGTGAACGGAGCGCAAGAACCGGGCAAGGTCGGCGGCGAGGCTCCCGAGGCGGCGTCGGCGCCCAAGGCCGCGGCGGCCGCCACCGCTGCTGCGCCGCATCACCGGCGATCCAAGAG TGCTTCTTCGGGCAGGAACCTGGAGACTTGCAAGCATGTCACCATGGAGCAACGCTTCAACCAAGCACAG AACCCGCCGGACCCGAGGAAGTCTTCTTGCTCCACGGATGGTTCTTCGGTTCACCGGGCACCGCCGAGGGATCAACGGACGAGCACGGCCACGGCGTCGCCGAACCACCGCGTCTCGCTGGAGAATGAC GTCTCGCAGCTGCAGCTGCATCTGCATCAGGAGAGGTCCATCCGGATCATGCTTGACCGGGCGATCGGCCGGGCTTCCAGCACTCTGTCTCCTGGTCATCGGCACTTTCCAGCTCAG ACAAAGGAACTGATAGCAGAGATTGAATTGCTCGAAGAGGAAATCGCGAACCGCGAGCAGCACGTCCTCTCACTCTACAGAAGTATATTTGATCAGTGCGTATCTGGGCCATCATCAGGGCAGAGTTCCGGTATTTCATCCCCGGCTCATGCCAAGAGCATAAGTTCAAGGACGAGACGACGACAATCGAGCATAATATCAAGTGCATTTTGCTCATCTAAGAAGCTGCCTCTCCAACCTTTCCATATCATGACATCAGTGTCGGAGTCGGGTAGGACGAAGAACATGCTCAAGACCAAGATCAAGCATGAATCTTTCTCCAGCGAAACGTTGGATGTTCGTCCTGCCTCCCTTGCATCAGATCCAAGGAAG CTGCCTTATTCAGGGAGTAGTTCTTTGGCACGTACTCTGAAAGATCATCTCTACCAATGTCCAAGCAAGATATCTGAAGAAATGGTTAGATGCATGGCCTCCATATACTGTCTTCTGCGCACGGAGTCACCAGAAAAGCCTGAAAAGGTTCGCTCGCCgttcttgtcaagatcatcaaCAAGTGTCATTCTTCCTCGGAGGGGTAACGGCGAGGAGACTAATCCATCAAGTAACAAAAGCATTGTCGAAGTATGTTCAATCACAGTCGAAGAGAATCAGACGCCGGATGTCTCCTGTGCAATTACCCACTACAG GTTGCTTGTGGAGCAGCTTGAAAGGGTTGATCTGAGTATATCAGAAACCAGTATCAAACTGGCCTTTTGGATCAACGTGTACAATTCTCTTGTCATGCAT GCATATCTAGCATATGGAATTCCAAACAGCTCTCTGAAAAGAATGGCTCTATTTCACAAG GCTGCCTACAATGTTGGTGGATATGCCGTGACAGCCAACTCCATTGAACACTCCTTGCTGTGCTGCAGATCCCCGCGGATTGGTCGT TGGTTTGAATCGATACTGTCGACGGCGATGCGGAAGAGATGCGCCGACGAGAAGCAGCTGGTCCAGCTCAAGTTCGGCCTGCCGGACTGCCAGCCCCAGGCCCTGTTCGCGCTGTGCACCGGTGCCTCCTCCGACCCCACG CTCAAGGTGTACACGGCGAAGAACGTGACGGAGGAGCTGGAGCGGGCGAAGCGGGAGTTCCTGcaggccggcgtggtggtgcgCAAGTCGAGGAAGGTGTTCCTGCCGCGCCTCGTGGAGCGGTACGCCAAGGAGGCCGGCCTCCCCGCCGGCGACGGCGTCCTCGCGTGGACGCGCGACAACTTGGACGGCCGGGCCGCGCAGGAGGCCATCCAGCggtgcgccgccgccgcagcaggaGCCGGCGGCCGGCGCAGGGCGTCGCAGGCCTTCGAGTGGCTCCCGTACAACGCCAGGTTCCGCTACGCCTTCGCCAGGAGCATGGTCGACAAGCAAGCCGCCGCGAGAACCGGATCCTGA